A section of the bacterium genome encodes:
- a CDS encoding vitamin B12-dependent ribonucleotide reductase: MELSSNAGKVLEKRYLKKDEDGKPIETPEEMFWRVAENVALADKNYNSKASVQKRATQFYELMTRLEFLPNSPTLMNAGRDLQQLSACFVLPIEDSMDSIFDAVKNTALIHKSGGGTGFSFSRLRPKDSPVKTTKGVSSGPISFMTVFDAATETVKQGGTRRGANMGILRVDHPDILDFIKCKEKEHRLNNFNISVALTREFMEALENNKEYDLIDPRTKKSVKKLLADEVFDLIVEYSHKNGEPGIIFLDRINEHNPTPKVGEIESTNPCGEQPLLPYESCNLGSINLAKMVKEDTIDYEKLSRVVELSVRFLDNVIDMNNYPLKIIGEKTKANRKIGLGIMGFADMLIQLGIPYNSEKGIQTAEEVMKFIQQKARESSAQLAKERGAFPNFKGSIYDDGQCEGLRNATTTTIAPTGTIGIIAHCSSGIEPLFGVCFIRKVMDKNELIEVNAYFEKIAKKEGFYSEELMRKIAEKGTLHGIKEVPVKIQKIFCTAHDISPEWHIRMQSAFQKYTDNAVSKTVNFPNSATREDVKKVYLLAYKNGCKGVTIYRDGSREEQVLYLGLKKKEEKEPRTPRPRPSVTTGTTQKITTGCGNLYVTINEDEKGPCEVFSQMGKSGGCAASQSEATSRLISLALRSGIDTEVIIKQLKGIRCPAPSWQKGGTILSCPDAIGRAIEKYMTNGLEPKSLKKMTMTKAAVGIYPECPECGEILELVEGCAICRVCGFSKCW; this comes from the coding sequence ATGGAATTGTCATCTAATGCAGGAAAAGTGCTGGAAAAGAGGTATTTAAAAAAGGATGAAGATGGTAAGCCGATTGAGACACCAGAGGAGATGTTTTGGCGTGTGGCGGAAAATGTAGCTTTGGCAGATAAAAATTATAATTCTAAAGCAAGTGTCCAAAAAAGAGCAACACAGTTTTATGAATTGATGACCAGGCTTGAATTCTTGCCTAATTCACCTACCTTAATGAATGCCGGCCGAGACCTACAACAATTATCTGCTTGTTTTGTCTTACCAATTGAAGATTCGATGGATAGTATTTTTGATGCAGTGAAAAATACTGCTTTAATCCACAAGTCTGGCGGTGGCACAGGATTTAGCTTCTCAAGACTTAGACCAAAGGATAGCCCGGTTAAGACAACGAAAGGGGTTTCAAGTGGCCCTATTTCATTTATGACCGTCTTTGATGCCGCAACCGAAACCGTTAAACAGGGTGGAACTCGACGAGGAGCAAATATGGGCATATTACGAGTTGACCATCCGGACATACTGGATTTCATTAAGTGCAAAGAAAAAGAACACAGATTGAATAACTTTAATATCTCCGTTGCCTTAACTCGGGAATTTATGGAGGCATTAGAAAATAACAAAGAATATGATTTAATCGACCCACGAACTAAAAAAAGTGTAAAAAAACTGTTGGCAGATGAGGTATTTGACCTTATCGTTGAATATAGCCATAAAAACGGTGAGCCAGGAATTATCTTCTTAGATAGAATAAACGAACATAACCCCACACCTAAAGTCGGTGAGATAGAAAGCACTAATCCTTGCGGCGAACAACCGTTACTTCCTTATGAGTCCTGTAATTTAGGCTCTATTAACCTGGCAAAAATGGTCAAGGAAGATACTATTGATTATGAGAAATTAAGTCGGGTCGTAGAATTATCGGTTAGATTTTTAGATAATGTTATTGATATGAATAATTATCCGCTTAAAATCATCGGAGAAAAGACAAAAGCAAATAGGAAAATAGGATTAGGGATAATGGGTTTTGCGGATATGCTTATTCAACTTGGGATTCCTTATAATTCTGAAAAAGGCATTCAGACCGCAGAAGAGGTAATGAAATTTATTCAGCAAAAAGCAAGGGAATCATCCGCACAACTGGCAAAAGAAAGGGGTGCATTCCCTAACTTTAAAGGTAGTATCTATGATGATGGGCAATGTGAAGGACTCCGCAATGCGACTACGACGACGATTGCTCCAACAGGCACAATTGGAATTATCGCTCATTGTTCAAGTGGGATTGAGCCATTATTTGGTGTTTGTTTCATCCGAAAGGTAATGGATAAAAATGAATTGATTGAGGTCAATGCTTATTTTGAGAAGATAGCTAAAAAAGAGGGGTTTTATAGTGAGGAACTGATGCGTAAAATTGCAGAAAAAGGCACCCTACACGGCATAAAAGAAGTTCCGGTAAAAATCCAGAAGATATTTTGCACGGCTCACGATATTTCTCCAGAATGGCATATCAGAATGCAATCCGCCTTCCAGAAATACACCGATAATGCAGTTTCAAAAACAGTTAATTTCCCAAATTCTGCCACTCGCGAGGATGTAAAAAAAGTCTATCTCTTAGCCTATAAAAATGGTTGTAAAGGAGTAACCATTTATCGTGATGGCAGTCGTGAAGAACAGGTGCTTTATCTTGGTTTGAAGAAAAAAGAGGAAAAAGAACCCCGAACACCAAGGCCAAGACCATCTGTAACCACAGGAACTACACAGAAAATAACGACTGGCTGTGGGAATTTATATGTAACGATAAATGAAGATGAAAAAGGCCCCTGTGAGGTCTTTTCCCAAATGGGTAAATCCGGTGGTTGTGCCGCCTCACAATCTGAGGCAACAAGCAGGTTAATTTCATTAGCCTTACGCTCTGGAATAGATACAGAGGTAATAATTAAACAATTAAAAGGGATTAGATGTCCTGCTCCTTCCTGGCAAAAAGGAGGAACGATTTTATCCTGTCCGGATGCCATTGGTAGAGCCATCGAAAAGTATATGACTAATGGATTAGAGCCAAAATCATTAAAGAAAATG